A segment of the Arachis hypogaea cultivar Tifrunner chromosome 5, arahy.Tifrunner.gnm2.J5K5, whole genome shotgun sequence genome:
TTCTTCCCCTtcgtttttatctatttatttgatttgttttttCAGATTCTTATGATAGATTTGATGCTTCACAAGCAAAAGGCTTATAGACATCTTCTGTACAATGTCCTCAATCAACAAACATTGAAGTTTGAGGTATTGCAATATGTTgctatgtaataataataaaccctagttattattattattattattatggtttcTTCTTTTGATGCTTCCTTTAGTAATTTCCTATGGTTGTTTTTACGGGAAATATTATGTGCATTGGTTTTTGGATAATGATTTTTCATTTTCCCTTGGGAGATCATGTTTGAGAATAAGAATTCTTAAGCATTTTGAAGTTTGAGCTGTGTTTTTATAATCTAAAGGCTGtgttaatttgtgttaccattcaTTTTGTAAATAAATATGCTGCTTCATACTACTTTTATGATTCACATTTTCTATCACTAAAGTTGGTCACTTGGTAATTTTTGCAGGGGCTACACTGGAAATTggccattatttattttattttcgatgcTTGTATTCATTTGTATGTAGAAGCAAGGAACTCATCTTCATTAGTCTCAACATGTTGCAAGGTTCACACATATGTATCCATTATGTCTAACCTTTCACTCAACTTGGTTGGTTTGAATTTTCATGCTATTTtctatggaagtttttatggttttcatTAGCAGGTGTTCATGTATGTCGTCTTTGGGAACATCATGTTTCTTCTGACTTTCTTCATTATGGTTAAGATATTTCTCAATGCATCAATCAACATCTCCaggtatatatatatttggttatCATTCATCCCTTAAATTTTTTCACATTTTGAAGAATTTGAGTAACCAATTGTCCGTTGGGAATGCGATGACCCTATCAGTCTTTAAAGAATCTATTTTTTCTGAGTGTTTGTGATGGACTTGGGTTTGGAGTCTTGTGTATCATGAATATTCAGAGTTTTTGGCCATGGTAAATATTGAATAAAATGTTCTCTAGTTTCGGTTTTGAAATGAGAATTTGAATCTGATAAAATGATTCGGATGTACAAGTGATTTGCACAAAAAGGCTAACAAGTTgccaatttaaattttgaaaggaTTGATTACTAATAAGTTGATTCTTCAGTAAACATTCCATGCATACCAAATTCATATGTTAGT
Coding sequences within it:
- the LOC112801451 gene encoding protein ARV 2; translated protein: MILMIDLMLHKQKAYRHLLYNVLNQQTLKFEGLHWKLAIIYFIFDACIHLYVEARNSSSLVSTCCKVHTYVFMYVVFGNIMFLLTFFIMVKIFLNASINISRFNDLLLTIMISCYFKIFLIAMMVWEFPTSVIFIIELFCLSSNAVALNVMTESSMSRCVWACFGAYAVKLFVTQVLDLRFLEQLIKGWIQMSSSS